A stretch of the Aphelocoma coerulescens isolate FSJ_1873_10779 chromosome 22, UR_Acoe_1.0, whole genome shotgun sequence genome encodes the following:
- the MTHFD2 gene encoding bifunctional methylenetetrahydrofolate dehydrogenase/cyclohydrolase, mitochondrial isoform X2 has product MAAALRPLRALSRAALEPRDRRLHLSAARGDAVVISGRKLARQIRLEARHEVQQWVAAGNKRPHLSVVLVGENPASHSYVLNKTKAAADVGISSETILRPASITEEELLDLIGKLNNDTAVDGLLVQLPLPEHIDERKVCNAVSPDKDVDGFHVINVGRMCLDQYSMLPATPWGVWEIIKRTGIPTLGRNVVVAGRSKNVGMPIAMLLHTDGSHERPGGDATVTISHRYTPKEQLKQHTIRADIVVAAAGIPNLITADMIKEGAAVIDVGITRVQDPVTAKLRLVGDVDFEGQTGPCPLGQQGINTWTLFLKR; this is encoded by the exons ATGGccgccgcgctccggcccctcCGCGCCCTCAGCCGCGCCGCGCTGGAGCCCCGCGACCGCCGCCTGCACCTCAGCGCCGCCCG GGGGGACGCCGTGGTGATCTCGGGGCGGAAGCTGGCCCGGCAGATCCGGCTGGAAGCGCGGCACGAGGTGCAGCAGTGGGTGGCAGCGGGGAACAAGAGGCCCCACCTGAGCGTGGTGCTGGTGGGGGAGAACCCGGCCAGCCACTCCTACGTCCTCAACAAAACCAAAGCGGCGGCTGACGTGG GGATCAGCAGCGAGACCATCCTCAGGCCGGCTTCCATCAccgaggaggagctgctggatttGATTGGAAAACTCAACAACGACACAGCCGTGGATGGGCTGCTGGTGCAGCTTCCCCTGCCTG AGCACATCGACGAGCGCAAGGTCTGCAACGCCGTGAGCCCGGACAAGGACGTCGACGGCTTCCACGTGATCAACGTGGGCCGCATGTGCCTGGACCAGTACTCCATGCTTCCTGCCACGCCCTGGGGCGTCTGGGAGATCATCAAGAGAACAG GAATCCCAACGCTGGGCAGAAACGTGGTGGTGGCGGGCAGGTCCAAGAACGTGGGGATGCCGATCGCGATGCTGCTCCACACCGACGGCAGCCACGAGCGGCCCGGAG GTGACGCCACGGTGACGATCTCACACCGCTACACGcccaaggagcagctgaagcaGCACACGATCCGTGCGGACATTGTGGTGGCAGCCGCAG GCATCCCCAACCTGATCACAGCCGACATGATCAAGGAAGGAGCCGCCGTGATCGACGTGGGGATCACGAGGGTGCAGGATCCCGTCACTGCCAAGCTCAGGCTGGTTGGGGACGTGGATTTTGAAG GACAGACTGGGCCGTGCCCCCTTGGCCAACAGGGAATAAACACCTGGACCCTGTTCCTAAAGCGTTAA
- the MTHFD2 gene encoding bifunctional methylenetetrahydrofolate dehydrogenase/cyclohydrolase, mitochondrial isoform X1: protein MAAALRPLRALSRAALEPRDRRLHLSAARGDAVVISGRKLARQIRLEARHEVQQWVAAGNKRPHLSVVLVGENPASHSYVLNKTKAAADVGISSETILRPASITEEELLDLIGKLNNDTAVDGLLVQLPLPEHIDERKVCNAVSPDKDVDGFHVINVGRMCLDQYSMLPATPWGVWEIIKRTGIPTLGRNVVVAGRSKNVGMPIAMLLHTDGSHERPGGDATVTISHRYTPKEQLKQHTIRADIVVAAAGIPNLITADMIKEGAAVIDVGITRVQDPVTAKLRLVGDVDFEGVRKKASYITPVPGGVGPVTVAMLMKNTIIAAKKLLKPKELEALPA from the exons ATGGccgccgcgctccggcccctcCGCGCCCTCAGCCGCGCCGCGCTGGAGCCCCGCGACCGCCGCCTGCACCTCAGCGCCGCCCG GGGGGACGCCGTGGTGATCTCGGGGCGGAAGCTGGCCCGGCAGATCCGGCTGGAAGCGCGGCACGAGGTGCAGCAGTGGGTGGCAGCGGGGAACAAGAGGCCCCACCTGAGCGTGGTGCTGGTGGGGGAGAACCCGGCCAGCCACTCCTACGTCCTCAACAAAACCAAAGCGGCGGCTGACGTGG GGATCAGCAGCGAGACCATCCTCAGGCCGGCTTCCATCAccgaggaggagctgctggatttGATTGGAAAACTCAACAACGACACAGCCGTGGATGGGCTGCTGGTGCAGCTTCCCCTGCCTG AGCACATCGACGAGCGCAAGGTCTGCAACGCCGTGAGCCCGGACAAGGACGTCGACGGCTTCCACGTGATCAACGTGGGCCGCATGTGCCTGGACCAGTACTCCATGCTTCCTGCCACGCCCTGGGGCGTCTGGGAGATCATCAAGAGAACAG GAATCCCAACGCTGGGCAGAAACGTGGTGGTGGCGGGCAGGTCCAAGAACGTGGGGATGCCGATCGCGATGCTGCTCCACACCGACGGCAGCCACGAGCGGCCCGGAG GTGACGCCACGGTGACGATCTCACACCGCTACACGcccaaggagcagctgaagcaGCACACGATCCGTGCGGACATTGTGGTGGCAGCCGCAG GCATCCCCAACCTGATCACAGCCGACATGATCAAGGAAGGAGCCGCCGTGATCGACGTGGGGATCACGAGGGTGCAGGATCCCGTCACTGCCAAGCTCAGGCTGGTTGGGGACGTGGATTTTGAAG GGGTGAGGAAGAAGGCGAGTTACATCACGCCGGTGCCCGGCGGCGTGGGGCCTGTGACCGTGGCCATGCTGATGAAAAACACCATCATCGCTGCCAAGAAGCTGCTGAAACCCAAAGAGCTCGAGGCTCTCCCTGCCTAA
- the MTHFD2 gene encoding bifunctional methylenetetrahydrofolate dehydrogenase/cyclohydrolase, mitochondrial isoform X3, with amino-acid sequence MAAALRPLRALSRAALEPRDRRLHLSAARGDAVVISGRKLARQIRLEARHEVQQWVAAGNKRPHLSVVLVGENPASHSYVLNKTKAAADVGISSETILRPASITEEELLDLIGKLNNDTAVDGLLVQLPLPEHIDERKVCNAVSPDKDVDGFHVINVGRMCLDQYSMLPATPWGVWEIIKRTGIPNLITADMIKEGAAVIDVGITRVQDPVTAKLRLVGDVDFEGVRKKASYITPVPGGVGPVTVAMLMKNTIIAAKKLLKPKELEALPA; translated from the exons ATGGccgccgcgctccggcccctcCGCGCCCTCAGCCGCGCCGCGCTGGAGCCCCGCGACCGCCGCCTGCACCTCAGCGCCGCCCG GGGGGACGCCGTGGTGATCTCGGGGCGGAAGCTGGCCCGGCAGATCCGGCTGGAAGCGCGGCACGAGGTGCAGCAGTGGGTGGCAGCGGGGAACAAGAGGCCCCACCTGAGCGTGGTGCTGGTGGGGGAGAACCCGGCCAGCCACTCCTACGTCCTCAACAAAACCAAAGCGGCGGCTGACGTGG GGATCAGCAGCGAGACCATCCTCAGGCCGGCTTCCATCAccgaggaggagctgctggatttGATTGGAAAACTCAACAACGACACAGCCGTGGATGGGCTGCTGGTGCAGCTTCCCCTGCCTG AGCACATCGACGAGCGCAAGGTCTGCAACGCCGTGAGCCCGGACAAGGACGTCGACGGCTTCCACGTGATCAACGTGGGCCGCATGTGCCTGGACCAGTACTCCATGCTTCCTGCCACGCCCTGGGGCGTCTGGGAGATCATCAAGAGAACAG GCATCCCCAACCTGATCACAGCCGACATGATCAAGGAAGGAGCCGCCGTGATCGACGTGGGGATCACGAGGGTGCAGGATCCCGTCACTGCCAAGCTCAGGCTGGTTGGGGACGTGGATTTTGAAG GGGTGAGGAAGAAGGCGAGTTACATCACGCCGGTGCCCGGCGGCGTGGGGCCTGTGACCGTGGCCATGCTGATGAAAAACACCATCATCGCTGCCAAGAAGCTGCTGAAACCCAAAGAGCTCGAGGCTCTCCCTGCCTAA